One window of the Chryseobacterium sp. CY350 genome contains the following:
- a CDS encoding glucoamylase family protein has product MKKNISLLIAYLLLLISCKSKTFTENKTSTNNISDEQLLDKVQKDALKYFWDYAEPISNLGRERYHEDNVYPDNDKHVVTTGGSGFGLATILVGVERGFIPRKEAVKRLTVAMDFLAKSDRHKGAWSHWINGETGKTVPFGKKDNGGDLVETAFLTTGIIQVREYFKNGNAKEKELAKKCDELWKGIQWNWYTKGGEKVLYWHWSPDYQWEMNFPLQGYNECLITYILAASSPTYSIDAETYYKGWTRNGNYLSDKEKYGIPMYVKHNGAEEYGGPLFWSQYSYIGLDPSNLSDKLIKNYFDLNKNQVLIDYKYCVENPKGWNGYGPNYWGLTAGYSRNKDGSVGYDAHFPQNDRGVITPTAALSSFPYSPKESMDFLRFIYTQKPEFIGSAGPYDATSIHYNNWTTPRYLAIDQGTIAPMIENYRTGFLWKLFMNAPEIQQGLKKLSFKSEKYNIK; this is encoded by the coding sequence ATGAAAAAAAATATATCACTCCTAATTGCTTATTTGTTATTACTTATATCATGTAAAAGCAAGACCTTCACTGAAAACAAAACGTCAACAAACAATATTTCCGATGAGCAACTTCTCGACAAAGTCCAGAAAGATGCCTTAAAATACTTTTGGGATTACGCAGAACCCATTTCAAATTTAGGAAGAGAACGCTATCACGAAGACAATGTCTATCCGGATAATGATAAACACGTGGTCACCACGGGAGGATCAGGATTTGGTTTAGCAACAATATTGGTCGGAGTAGAAAGAGGTTTCATCCCGAGAAAAGAAGCGGTAAAGCGACTGACTGTAGCGATGGATTTCCTGGCGAAATCAGACCGTCATAAAGGCGCATGGTCACACTGGATCAACGGTGAGACGGGGAAAACAGTTCCCTTTGGTAAAAAAGATAATGGAGGAGATTTAGTAGAAACAGCATTTTTAACGACAGGAATTATTCAGGTTCGTGAATATTTCAAAAATGGAAACGCCAAAGAAAAAGAACTCGCCAAAAAATGTGACGAACTGTGGAAAGGAATTCAATGGAACTGGTACACAAAAGGAGGAGAAAAAGTTCTGTATTGGCATTGGTCTCCCGACTATCAGTGGGAAATGAATTTTCCGCTTCAGGGTTACAACGAATGTTTAATCACTTATATTTTAGCAGCATCGTCACCAACCTATTCCATCGATGCAGAAACCTATTACAAAGGCTGGACGAGAAACGGAAACTACCTTTCGGATAAAGAAAAATACGGAATTCCCATGTATGTAAAACACAATGGAGCAGAAGAATACGGTGGGCCTTTATTCTGGTCACAATATTCTTACATCGGTTTAGATCCTAGCAATTTGTCAGATAAATTAATTAAAAATTATTTTGATTTAAATAAAAATCAGGTATTAATTGATTATAAATACTGTGTCGAAAATCCAAAAGGTTGGAATGGCTACGGACCAAATTATTGGGGATTAACGGCAGGTTACTCTAGAAACAAAGACGGAAGTGTAGGATATGATGCTCACTTTCCGCAAAATGATCGTGGCGTGATCACGCCGACCGCAGCTTTGAGCAGTTTTCCGTATTCGCCAAAAGAATCCATGGATTTCCTGAGATTTATTTACACTCAAAAACCCGAATTCATCGGCTCTGCGGGACCTTACGATGCAACATCAATCCATTATAATAACTGGACTACCCCGAGATATCTTGCAATCGATCAGGGAACAATCGCTCCGATGATCGAAAATTACAGAACAGGATTTCTCTGGAAACTATTCATGAACGCGCCGGAAATCCAACAAGGATTAAAAAAATTAAGTTTCAAATCTGAAAAGTACAATATCAAATAA
- a CDS encoding SusC/RagA family TonB-linked outer membrane protein codes for MKQTNLKYSGLIAVLYFGMNVNGQTTPQDTLPKEQKIEEVVMIGYGSRKKVDNTTSISSISADEVTKTKVLNASQAIQGKAAGVQITASDLPGSTPTVMIRGLGTVLGGRTPLYVVDGMFMDNINNINSNDILSYDVLKDASALAIYGNRAANGVIIITTKSGRGKINVEYDGLIGIRNPLKKVEMANSQEFVNYNNTANSYLTTPGRSFSTNQPYNTDWFKEITRTGVYNQHNVAVSGSSEAVKYFFSLNNYDEQSILRGTDYNRSTFRTNNEFKLSKRITLSQNLSVAFTRVSPKPLGAFTTAYKQSPLVPVFFPSGQYGVPIINGSGDISYSGSRFNNVGNPVSQLDFNNEQNKTMLMQGGLKLDIEIMKGLKFTSQFSGEYSNFKSYNFSNDLAIWLASDPTRVPSLFDGNAQNTLTNTKQDYYNWSLTNFLNYNRTFGSHNIDVMLGTESFVKDGIDELIVRRKDLGTVSNYWNLSGTEYINNILSLNSVKYNKNTTNSYFARAQYKLLNKYLLTATVRRDGSSQFTEGNKWGTFPSFGAGWVISEESFMKDGFFDLLKLRGGWGRLGNQNVPLNYPPLSSGASYNYAFGSNPVSNGVTINKGIDPNLGWEITEESSLGLDFGALNNRLTGAFDVYNRETKNLILEVKNYMTSGQNIAFASHVGSVTNKGVEASLNWADKVGEDFTYSVGANYSYNQNKLTRVNDSNISTLIGGDLANGQWTKLFNATTVGHALGSFYLWEADGYDANGNLKYKDNDGDGVTGSADADDRKYFDSYIPKSTLGVNISMAYKNWDFNLSGYGAFGFSVYNGKKAQRISGENIESSVANDFWTPTNTNASNPRPYTTIPIASTFFLEDGDYFRINNISVGYTIRNVVDYVKSVRFYVSAINPVIFTKYSGFNSELNADGNPYKLTGVELDSYPTLRTFVFGLNVNF; via the coding sequence ATGAAACAAACTAATTTAAAGTATTCTGGTCTGATTGCTGTTCTTTACTTCGGTATGAACGTCAACGGACAGACAACTCCTCAAGATACACTCCCAAAAGAGCAGAAGATCGAGGAAGTTGTGATGATTGGGTATGGTAGCAGAAAGAAAGTAGATAATACGACTTCTATCAGTTCAATCTCTGCAGATGAAGTTACAAAGACTAAAGTTCTTAATGCTTCACAGGCAATACAAGGTAAAGCGGCGGGAGTTCAGATAACGGCTTCAGATCTGCCAGGTTCTACGCCGACGGTAATGATTAGAGGACTTGGAACTGTTTTGGGAGGCAGAACTCCACTTTATGTTGTTGATGGTATGTTTATGGATAATATCAACAATATTAATTCTAATGACATTCTTTCATATGATGTTTTAAAAGATGCTTCTGCATTGGCGATCTATGGTAACAGGGCTGCTAATGGTGTGATAATCATTACAACAAAATCTGGTAGAGGAAAGATAAATGTAGAGTATGATGGTCTTATAGGTATTAGAAATCCTTTGAAAAAAGTAGAGATGGCAAATTCTCAAGAGTTTGTTAATTATAATAATACCGCTAACAGTTATTTGACTACTCCTGGTAGATCTTTCTCTACAAACCAACCATATAACACAGATTGGTTTAAAGAAATTACCAGAACGGGTGTCTACAACCAACACAATGTTGCGGTATCTGGTTCTTCAGAAGCTGTGAAATATTTTTTTAGTTTAAATAATTATGACGAACAATCTATTCTAAGAGGAACTGACTACAATAGAAGTACTTTCAGAACAAATAACGAATTTAAACTTTCTAAAAGAATTACATTATCACAAAATTTAAGTGTTGCTTTTACAAGAGTTAGTCCTAAACCACTTGGTGCTTTTACAACTGCTTATAAACAGTCACCTTTAGTTCCTGTATTTTTTCCTTCCGGACAATATGGAGTTCCTATAATAAATGGTAGTGGCGATATTTCTTATTCAGGATCACGCTTTAATAATGTCGGCAATCCTGTGAGTCAACTAGATTTCAATAATGAGCAAAATAAAACCATGCTAATGCAGGGAGGCCTTAAATTGGATATAGAAATTATGAAAGGATTGAAATTTACCTCTCAATTTTCAGGTGAGTACTCAAATTTCAAATCATATAATTTTTCAAACGATCTAGCAATCTGGCTGGCTTCAGACCCAACTAGAGTTCCTTCTTTATTCGACGGAAATGCTCAGAATACCTTGACCAATACTAAACAAGATTACTATAACTGGTCACTTACAAATTTCTTAAACTATAACAGAACTTTTGGTAGTCATAATATTGATGTAATGTTAGGAACAGAATCTTTTGTTAAAGATGGAATTGATGAGTTGATTGTAAGAAGAAAAGACTTGGGTACCGTTTCTAATTATTGGAATCTTTCAGGAACTGAATACATAAATAATATATTATCTCTTAATTCAGTAAAGTACAATAAAAATACAACAAACTCGTATTTTGCGAGAGCACAATATAAGCTACTCAATAAATATCTTTTAACAGCTACAGTCAGAAGAGATGGTTCTTCACAGTTTACAGAAGGAAATAAGTGGGGAACTTTTCCATCGTTCGGTGCAGGGTGGGTGATTTCAGAAGAATCATTTATGAAAGATGGCTTCTTCGATTTGCTTAAACTAAGAGGTGGTTGGGGAAGGTTAGGAAATCAAAATGTTCCTTTGAATTACCCGCCATTATCTTCTGGGGCTTCATATAATTATGCATTTGGTTCCAATCCTGTAAGTAATGGTGTGACCATTAATAAAGGTATTGATCCTAATCTAGGATGGGAGATTACAGAAGAGTCATCTTTAGGTCTGGATTTTGGAGCTCTAAATAACAGATTGACTGGAGCTTTTGATGTTTATAACAGAGAGACTAAAAATTTAATTTTAGAGGTTAAAAATTATATGACCTCTGGTCAAAATATAGCATTTGCGTCTCATGTAGGCTCAGTAACCAACAAAGGTGTTGAGGCCTCCCTTAACTGGGCAGATAAAGTAGGAGAAGATTTTACGTATTCTGTAGGAGCAAATTATTCTTATAACCAAAATAAATTGACCCGCGTAAACGATTCTAACATTTCTACCTTAATTGGAGGTGATTTGGCTAATGGACAGTGGACGAAATTATTCAATGCGACAACAGTTGGTCATGCATTAGGTAGTTTTTATCTTTGGGAAGCTGATGGCTACGATGCTAATGGAAACTTAAAATACAAAGATAATGACGGTGATGGTGTGACAGGTTCAGCAGATGCAGATGATAGAAAATATTTTGATTCTTATATTCCAAAATCTACTTTAGGAGTAAACATTTCTATGGCATACAAGAACTGGGATTTTAATCTTAGTGGTTACGGAGCTTTTGGCTTCAGCGTTTACAATGGTAAAAAAGCTCAAAGAATTTCCGGAGAAAATATTGAATCTTCTGTAGCGAACGACTTTTGGACTCCAACCAATACTAATGCTTCTAATCCTAGGCCGTACACCACTATTCCAATCGCTTCTACATTTTTCTTAGAAGATGGAGATTATTTTAGAATAAATAATATCTCAGTAGGTTATACAATAAGAAATGTAGTAGACTATGTGAAATCTGTGAGGTTTTATGTAAGTGCTATTAACCCCGTTATCTTCACAAAATATTCAGGATTTAACTCTGAATTAAATGCTGACGGAAATCCGTATAAACTTACTGGCGTCGAATTGGATTCTTATCCAACACTTAGAACTTTTGTATTTGGTTTAAACGTTAATTTTTAA
- a CDS encoding RagB/SusD family nutrient uptake outer membrane protein, whose translation MKKTYIIISALVLTGFINQSCSNDFIDVSPTEQVSAADLSLYNNNEGATSFVNSIYAKFLDWDMSTFSWIGVTSITSDDADKGSTPGDVGSDKDILDALTFTPSTPSFESLFASNYEGINRCNQALQYLPQLTNADESLRARLAGEAKFLRAFMYFTLVRSFGDVPLVDHVPSTGNPDDITMQLTRKSKAEVYAFIEKDLLDAAAALPNKSAYSGKDVGRATKGAAHALLAKVYLYQKKWQLAVDQANLVTGYSLTPDFIDIYKLSGENNSESIFEIQGSGIETGKGIQQYTQVQGARGTGGWGWGFNTPTQNLYDAFTAEGDTERRDATIIRKGMTLYDGRVVGSDADNDYYNYKAYSSAYTTQSSTDTNIRYLRFAEVLLIKAEALNELGQTSSAIPLLNQVRQRANISNTSASTQSDVRTAIWKERRLELAFEHDRWFDLVRTGQAQSALAANGKTFVVGKHEVFPLPQTFITEAKGRSAQNPNY comes from the coding sequence ATGAAAAAAACATACATAATTATATCAGCACTTGTTCTTACAGGATTTATAAATCAAAGCTGTAGCAATGATTTTATAGATGTTTCCCCTACGGAACAGGTTAGTGCAGCAGATTTATCGTTATATAATAATAATGAAGGTGCAACCAGTTTCGTAAATTCTATTTATGCAAAATTCTTAGATTGGGATATGAGTACATTCTCATGGATAGGAGTAACATCTATTACGTCAGATGATGCAGATAAAGGAAGCACACCGGGAGATGTGGGTTCAGACAAGGATATTCTGGATGCGTTAACTTTCACTCCTTCTACGCCTTCTTTCGAAAGCTTGTTTGCTTCAAATTATGAAGGCATCAACAGATGTAATCAAGCTTTACAATACCTTCCTCAACTTACAAATGCAGATGAAAGTTTGAGAGCAAGACTAGCTGGAGAAGCAAAGTTTCTTCGTGCTTTTATGTATTTTACTCTAGTAAGATCTTTTGGTGATGTTCCATTAGTAGATCACGTTCCAAGTACAGGGAATCCTGATGATATAACAATGCAGTTAACCAGAAAAAGTAAAGCGGAAGTTTATGCTTTCATCGAAAAAGATCTGTTAGATGCTGCGGCTGCCTTACCAAATAAGTCAGCATATAGTGGCAAAGATGTTGGTCGTGCTACAAAAGGCGCTGCACATGCTCTTTTGGCTAAAGTATATTTATACCAGAAAAAATGGCAGTTGGCAGTAGATCAGGCTAATCTTGTTACTGGATATTCACTTACCCCAGATTTTATTGATATCTACAAACTTTCTGGAGAAAATAATTCGGAATCGATATTCGAAATTCAGGGTTCAGGTATAGAAACTGGTAAAGGAATTCAGCAATATACGCAGGTGCAAGGTGCTAGAGGTACTGGTGGTTGGGGCTGGGGATTTAATACTCCTACTCAGAATTTGTATGATGCATTTACCGCAGAAGGAGATACAGAAAGACGAGATGCGACAATTATCCGTAAAGGTATGACGCTTTATGATGGTAGAGTTGTAGGTTCCGATGCTGATAATGACTATTATAACTATAAAGCTTATTCATCAGCATATACAACGCAAAGTTCTACTGATACTAACATTCGTTATCTCAGATTTGCGGAAGTATTATTAATTAAGGCAGAAGCTTTGAATGAACTCGGTCAAACATCATCCGCTATTCCATTACTTAATCAGGTAAGACAAAGAGCAAATATTTCTAATACCAGCGCTTCTACACAATCGGATGTAAGAACTGCAATATGGAAAGAAAGAAGATTAGAACTCGCATTTGAACATGACAGGTGGTTTGATCTCGTTAGAACAGGACAGGCTCAAAGTGCTTTAGCTGCTAATGGTAAAACTTTTGTAGTTGGAAAGCATGAAGTCTTCCCATTGCCTCAAACGTTTATAACGGAAGCTAAAGGGCGTTCTGCACAAAATCCTAATTACTAA